In one Suricata suricatta isolate VVHF042 chromosome 9, meerkat_22Aug2017_6uvM2_HiC, whole genome shotgun sequence genomic region, the following are encoded:
- the PAPLN gene encoding papilin isoform X1, whose protein sequence is MQLLLLVSLLLAPAPGSSAPKVRRQNDPWGPWGSWSPCSRTCGGGISFRERPCYSQRRDGGSSCVGPARSHRSCHTESCPAGARDFRAEQCSQFDGQDFQGKRYKWLPYYGAPNKCELNCIPKGENFYYQHREAVVDGTPCEPGKRDVCVEGSCRVVGCDHNLDSSKEEDKCLQCGGDGTTCYPVTGTFDANDLSRGYNQILIIPSGATSIRVEEVAASRNFLAVKSVHGEYYLNGHWTIGGAWALPVASTILHYERGAEGDLAPERLLARGPTSEPLVIELLSQEPNPGVSYEYHLPLGSPRPGFHWSHGSWSDCSTECGGGHQSRPVFCTADNEVYPDHMCQRQLRPADRRPCSTHPCPQNKRWKTGPWSPCSASCGGGSQSRSVYCVLSSEAGVQEATEEAECAGLPGKPPSTRPCSLQRCASWRAEPWGECSVSCGAGIRKRSVTCRSDEGSLLHAAACSLEDRPPVSEACVPEDCPAINDQAWHVGAWGLCSKSCGSGTRRRQVICAIGSPSRCRSLQPSKPAEVEPCNPQPCHLPPGVPSMQDMHSSPGGRWISLGPQAAPISDSRDQWWAPQEQPSVQGNPRGAQGLHLPDPAPSLRQSPHGKPLQSGLAPQDCRLSPYGCCPDGHTASLGPQWQGCPGASCQESRYGCCPDGVSVAEGPHQAGCAGSYSSDKTGRRPVSRAVASSAPKTHQSQAQQKEPSECRGSQFGCCFDNVASAAGPLGEGCAGQPSYAYPVRCLLPSAHGSCTDWAARWYFIPSVGQCNRFWYGGCHGNGNNFASEEECVSSCRGPQQEPQSPDPGASGQTTHGDSGGSHPGGQQEASLHRMRTTVQTKPLPSGGLWWRDREPGLGEEGHTQASGERPWGWELGPSATGLGGDAGRPVPPSHSSSYRISLAGSELALVQAALGHLVRLFCQDDTSLQPHARWQKDGQPISSDRHKLQPDGSLVISPLRAEDAGTYSCGSSRAGHDSQKIQLRVTGGDVAVLSEAEPRHFPQTRDPAQGHSPRDSSLVGNAGDLGAASSLQIRPMTRLLLDRNQPRVVDAHPGQRIRLTCRAEGFPPPAIEWQRDGQPLSSPRHLLQPDGSLVISDVAVEDGGFYACVAFNGQDRDQRWVQLRVLGELAITELPSTMLVPEGDTARLLCVVTGESVNIRWSRNGLPVRADGHRVHQSPDGTLLIHNLQPRDEGSYTCSAYRGSQAVSRSTEVKVGPPARATQPRDLSRECIDQPELANCDLILQAQLCGNEYYSSFCCASCSRSQLHAQPVWQQG, encoded by the exons ATGCAGCTGCTCCTTCTCGTGTCCCTGCTGCTGGCTCCGGCACCTGGGTCCTCG GCTCCCAAGGTGAGGCGGCAGAATgacccctggggcccctggggcagcTGGAGCCCCTGCAGCCGGACCTGCGGAGGGGGCATCAGCTTCCGGGAGCGCCCCTGCTACTCCCAGAG GAGAGATGGAGGCTCCAGCTGCGTGGGCCCTGCCCGGAGCCACCGCTCTTGCCACACTGAG AGCTGTCCCGCCGGTGCCAGGGACTTCCGGGCTGAGCAATGCTCCCAGTTCGATGGCCAGGACTTCCAGGGAAAGCGTTACAAGTGGCTGCCCTACTACGGGG CCCCGAACAAGTGTGAGCTGAACTGCATTCCCAAGGGGGAGAACTTCTACTACCAGCACCGGGAGGCCGTCGTGGACGGGACGCCCTGCGAGCCTGGCAAACGGGACGTGTGTGTGGAGGGCAGCTGCCGG GTCGTCGGCTGTGACCACAATCTAGACTCATCAAAGGAGGAGGACAAGTGTCTGCAGTGTGGGGGTGACGGCACTACCTGCTACCCCGTCACAGGCACCTTTGATGCTAATGACCTCAGCAGAG GCTACAACCAGATCCTCATCATTCCCTCGGGGGCCACCAGTATCCGCGTGGAGGAGGTGGCCGCCAGCAGGAACTTCCTGG CGGTGAAGAGTGTCCATGGTGAATACTACCTCAACGGGCACTGGACCATCGGGGGCGCCTGGGCCCTGCCCGTGGCCAGCACCATCCTGCATTACGAGCGAGGGGCCGAGGGGGACCTGGCGCCCGAGCGGCTCCTCGCTCGCGGGCCCACCTCTGAGCCCCTGGTCATCGAG CTCCTCAGCCAGGAGCCCAACCCGGGCGTGAGCTACGAGTACCACCTGCCCCTGGGCAGCCCCCGGCCTGGCTTCCACTGGAGCCACGGCTCCTGGAGTGACTGCAGCACTGAGTGCGGTGGAG GTCACCAGTCCCGCCCAGTGTTCTGCACCGCTGACAACGAGGTCTACCCCGACCACATGTGCCAGCGCCAGCTGCGGCCGGCTGACCGCCGCCCCTGCAGCACTCACCCGTGTCCGCAAAACAAGCG CTGGAAGACGGGGCCCTGGTCACCCTGCTCGGCCTCCTGTGGCGGCGGCTCCCAGTCCCGCTCTGTCTACTGCGTCTTGTCCAGTGAGGCTGGCGTCCAGGAGGCTACTGAGGAGGCCGAGTGTGCAGGCCTGCCCGGGAAGCCCCCCTCCACGCGGCCTTGCAGCCTGCAGCGCTGTGCGTCCTGgagggcagagccctggggagaG TGCTCTGTCAGCTGCGGGGCCGGGATCCGGAAGCGGAGTGTCACTTGCCGGAGTGACGAGGGGTCTCTGCTCCATGCTGCTGCATGCTCCTTGGAGGACCGCCCCCCTGTCTCTGAGGCCTGTGTGCCTGAAGACTGTCCCGCCATCAACGACCAGGCCTGGCATGTGGGCGCCTGGGGTCTA TGCTCCAAGAGCTGTGGCTCGGGCACTCGGCGGCGCCAGGTCATCTGTGCCATCGGGTCCCCCAGCCGCTGCAGGAGCCTGCAGCCATCCAAGCCCGCGGAGGTGGAGCCCTGCAACCCACAGCCCTGCCACCTCCCTCCAG GCGTCCCCAGCATGCAGGACATGCACAGCAGCCCCGGGGGTCGTTGGATATCTTTGGGGCCTCAGGCAGCCCCCATTTCAG ATTCCAGAGACCAGTGGTGGGCCCCTCAGGAGCAACCCTCAGTCCAGGGGAACCCCAGAGGAGCCCAGGGCCTCCACCTGCCAGACCCAGCCCCATCTCTGCGGCAGTCCCCACACGGGAAGCCCCTGCAGTCTGGCCTGGCGCCCCAGGACTGCAGACTCAGCCCCTACGGGTGCTGTCCTGACGGCCACACCGCATCTCTTGGGCCGCAGTGGCAGGGCTGTCCTGGGGCCTCGTGTCAGGAGAGCAG GTATGGATGCTGCCCTGATGGGGTGTCTGTGGCTGAGGGGCCCCATCAAGCTGGCTGTGCAGGATCTTACAGCAGTGATAAGACTGGGAGAAGGCCGGTGTCAAGAGCAGTGGCTTCCTCA GCCCCCAAGACCCACCAGTCCCAGGCTCAACAGAAGGAGCCCAGTGAGTGCCGGGGCTCCCAGTTTGGCTGTTGCTTTGACAACGTGGCTTCTGCTGCTGGCCCTCTTGGGGAAGGCTGTGCCGGCCAGCCCAGCTATG cGTACCCTGTGCGGTGCCTGCTGCCCAGCGCTCATGGCTCCTGCACGGACTGGGCCGCCCGCTGGTACTTCATCCCCTCCGTGGGCCAGTGTAACCGCTTCTGGTATGGTGGGTGCCACGGCAATGGCAATAACTTTGCCTCTGAAGAGGAGTGTGTGAGCAGCTGCCGGGGACCTCAACAGGAGCCCCAGAGCCCCGATCCCGGGGCCTCTGGCCAGACCACCCACGGAGACAGTGGTGGCAGCCATCCTGGAGGCCAGCAAGAGGCCAGCTTGCATAGGATGAGGACCACAGTCCAGACGAAGCCCTTGCCTTCTGGTGGCCTCTGGTGGCGAGACCGAGAGCCTGGACTGGGAGAGGAGGGCCACACCCAGGCCTCTGGAGagaggccctggggctgggagctTGGGCCCAGTGCTACTGGACTGGGCGGAGATGCTGGGAGGCCAGTGCCACCCTCACACAGCTCTTCCTACAG GATCAGTTTGGCAGGCTCAGAGCTGGCCCTGGTGCAGGCGGCCCTGGGACACTTGGTGCGGCTCTTCTGCCAAGATGACACCTCCCTGCAGCCCCATGCCAGGTGGCAGAAGGACGGGCAGCCCATCTCCTCTGACAG GCACAAGCTGCAGCCTGATGGCTCCCTGGTCATCAGTCCCCTGCGGGCGGAGGATGCTGGCACCTACAGCTGTGGCAGCAGCAGGGCAGGCCATGACTCTCAGAAGATCCAGCTTCGTGTCACAG GGGGTGACGTGGCCGTGCTATCTGAGGCTGAGCCAAGGCACTTCCCTCAGACCAGGGACCCAGCCCAGGGCCACAGTCCTCGGGACTCCAGCCTAGTGGGGAATGCAGGGGACCTGGGGGCTGCCTCCTCCTTGCAGATTCGGCCCATGACCAG GCTGCTTCTGGACAGGAACCAGCCTAGGGTTGTGGATGCCCACCCAGGTCAGCGGATCCGGTTGACCTGTCGTGCTGAGGGCTTCCCACCGCCAGCCATTGAGTGGCAAAGAGATGGGCAGCCCCTCTCTTCCCCCAG ACACCTGCTGCAGCCTGATGGCTCTCTGGTCATCAGCGACGTGGCTGTGGAAGATGGTGGCTTCTATGCCTGTGTTGCTTTCAACGGGCAGGACCGAGACCAGAGATGGGTCCAGCTCAGAGTTCTGG GGGAGCTGGCCATCACAGAGCTGCCCTCTACTATGCTGGTGCCAGAGGGTGACACGGCCAGGCTGCTGTGCGTGGTGACAGGAGAAAGTGTAAACATCAGGTGGTCCAG GAATGGGCTGCCAGTGCGGGCTGACGGGCATCGCGTCCACCAGTCCCCGGATGGCACACTGCTGATCCACAACTTGCAGCCCAGGGACGAGGGCTCCTACACATGCAGCGCCTACCGCGGAAGCCAGGCAGTCAGCCGCAGCACCGAGGTGAAGGTGGGCCCGCCAG
- the PAPLN gene encoding papilin isoform X2 produces the protein MQLLLLVSLLLAPAPGSSAPKVRRQNDPWGPWGSWSPCSRTCGGGISFRERPCYSQRRDGGSSCVGPARSHRSCHTESCPAGARDFRAEQCSQFDGQDFQGKRYKWLPYYGAPNKCELNCIPKGENFYYQHREAVVDGTPCEPGKRDVCVEGSCRVVGCDHNLDSSKEEDKCLQCGGDGTTCYPVTGTFDANDLSRGYNQILIIPSGATSIRVEEVAASRNFLAVKSVHGEYYLNGHWTIGGAWALPVASTILHYERGAEGDLAPERLLARGPTSEPLVIELLSQEPNPGVSYEYHLPLGSPRPGFHWSHGSWSDCSTECGGGHQSRPVFCTADNEVYPDHMCQRQLRPADRRPCSTHPCPQNKRWKTGPWSPCSASCGGGSQSRSVYCVLSSEAGVQEATEEAECAGLPGKPPSTRPCSLQRCASWRAEPWGECSVSCGAGIRKRSVTCRSDEGSLLHAAACSLEDRPPVSEACVPEDCPAINDQAWHVGAWGLCSKSCGSGTRRRQVICAIGSPSRCRSLQPSKPAEVEPCNPQPCHLPPGVPSMQDMHSSPGGRWISLGPQAAPISDSRDQWWAPQEQPSVQGNPRGAQGLHLPDPAPSLRQSPHGKPLQSGLAPQDCRLSPYGCCPDGHTASLGPQWQGCPGASCQESRYGCCPDGVSVAEGPHQAGCAGSYSSDKTGRRPVSRAVASSAPKTHQSQAQQKEPSECRGSQFGCCFDNVASAAGPLGEGCAGQPSYAYPVRCLLPSAHGSCTDWAARWYFIPSVGQCNRFWYGGCHGNGNNFASEEECVSSCRGPQQEPQSPDPGASGQTTHGDSGGSHPGGQQEASLHRMRTTVQTKPLPSGGLWWRDREPGLGEEGHTQASGERPWGWELGPSATGLGGDAGRPVPPSHSSSYRISLAGSELALVQAALGHLVRLFCQDDTSLQPHARWQKDGQPISSDRHKLQPDGSLVISPLRAEDAGTYSCGSSRAGHDSQKIQLRVTDQGPSPGPQSSGLQPSGECRGPGGCLLLADSAHDQAASGQEPA, from the exons ATGCAGCTGCTCCTTCTCGTGTCCCTGCTGCTGGCTCCGGCACCTGGGTCCTCG GCTCCCAAGGTGAGGCGGCAGAATgacccctggggcccctggggcagcTGGAGCCCCTGCAGCCGGACCTGCGGAGGGGGCATCAGCTTCCGGGAGCGCCCCTGCTACTCCCAGAG GAGAGATGGAGGCTCCAGCTGCGTGGGCCCTGCCCGGAGCCACCGCTCTTGCCACACTGAG AGCTGTCCCGCCGGTGCCAGGGACTTCCGGGCTGAGCAATGCTCCCAGTTCGATGGCCAGGACTTCCAGGGAAAGCGTTACAAGTGGCTGCCCTACTACGGGG CCCCGAACAAGTGTGAGCTGAACTGCATTCCCAAGGGGGAGAACTTCTACTACCAGCACCGGGAGGCCGTCGTGGACGGGACGCCCTGCGAGCCTGGCAAACGGGACGTGTGTGTGGAGGGCAGCTGCCGG GTCGTCGGCTGTGACCACAATCTAGACTCATCAAAGGAGGAGGACAAGTGTCTGCAGTGTGGGGGTGACGGCACTACCTGCTACCCCGTCACAGGCACCTTTGATGCTAATGACCTCAGCAGAG GCTACAACCAGATCCTCATCATTCCCTCGGGGGCCACCAGTATCCGCGTGGAGGAGGTGGCCGCCAGCAGGAACTTCCTGG CGGTGAAGAGTGTCCATGGTGAATACTACCTCAACGGGCACTGGACCATCGGGGGCGCCTGGGCCCTGCCCGTGGCCAGCACCATCCTGCATTACGAGCGAGGGGCCGAGGGGGACCTGGCGCCCGAGCGGCTCCTCGCTCGCGGGCCCACCTCTGAGCCCCTGGTCATCGAG CTCCTCAGCCAGGAGCCCAACCCGGGCGTGAGCTACGAGTACCACCTGCCCCTGGGCAGCCCCCGGCCTGGCTTCCACTGGAGCCACGGCTCCTGGAGTGACTGCAGCACTGAGTGCGGTGGAG GTCACCAGTCCCGCCCAGTGTTCTGCACCGCTGACAACGAGGTCTACCCCGACCACATGTGCCAGCGCCAGCTGCGGCCGGCTGACCGCCGCCCCTGCAGCACTCACCCGTGTCCGCAAAACAAGCG CTGGAAGACGGGGCCCTGGTCACCCTGCTCGGCCTCCTGTGGCGGCGGCTCCCAGTCCCGCTCTGTCTACTGCGTCTTGTCCAGTGAGGCTGGCGTCCAGGAGGCTACTGAGGAGGCCGAGTGTGCAGGCCTGCCCGGGAAGCCCCCCTCCACGCGGCCTTGCAGCCTGCAGCGCTGTGCGTCCTGgagggcagagccctggggagaG TGCTCTGTCAGCTGCGGGGCCGGGATCCGGAAGCGGAGTGTCACTTGCCGGAGTGACGAGGGGTCTCTGCTCCATGCTGCTGCATGCTCCTTGGAGGACCGCCCCCCTGTCTCTGAGGCCTGTGTGCCTGAAGACTGTCCCGCCATCAACGACCAGGCCTGGCATGTGGGCGCCTGGGGTCTA TGCTCCAAGAGCTGTGGCTCGGGCACTCGGCGGCGCCAGGTCATCTGTGCCATCGGGTCCCCCAGCCGCTGCAGGAGCCTGCAGCCATCCAAGCCCGCGGAGGTGGAGCCCTGCAACCCACAGCCCTGCCACCTCCCTCCAG GCGTCCCCAGCATGCAGGACATGCACAGCAGCCCCGGGGGTCGTTGGATATCTTTGGGGCCTCAGGCAGCCCCCATTTCAG ATTCCAGAGACCAGTGGTGGGCCCCTCAGGAGCAACCCTCAGTCCAGGGGAACCCCAGAGGAGCCCAGGGCCTCCACCTGCCAGACCCAGCCCCATCTCTGCGGCAGTCCCCACACGGGAAGCCCCTGCAGTCTGGCCTGGCGCCCCAGGACTGCAGACTCAGCCCCTACGGGTGCTGTCCTGACGGCCACACCGCATCTCTTGGGCCGCAGTGGCAGGGCTGTCCTGGGGCCTCGTGTCAGGAGAGCAG GTATGGATGCTGCCCTGATGGGGTGTCTGTGGCTGAGGGGCCCCATCAAGCTGGCTGTGCAGGATCTTACAGCAGTGATAAGACTGGGAGAAGGCCGGTGTCAAGAGCAGTGGCTTCCTCA GCCCCCAAGACCCACCAGTCCCAGGCTCAACAGAAGGAGCCCAGTGAGTGCCGGGGCTCCCAGTTTGGCTGTTGCTTTGACAACGTGGCTTCTGCTGCTGGCCCTCTTGGGGAAGGCTGTGCCGGCCAGCCCAGCTATG cGTACCCTGTGCGGTGCCTGCTGCCCAGCGCTCATGGCTCCTGCACGGACTGGGCCGCCCGCTGGTACTTCATCCCCTCCGTGGGCCAGTGTAACCGCTTCTGGTATGGTGGGTGCCACGGCAATGGCAATAACTTTGCCTCTGAAGAGGAGTGTGTGAGCAGCTGCCGGGGACCTCAACAGGAGCCCCAGAGCCCCGATCCCGGGGCCTCTGGCCAGACCACCCACGGAGACAGTGGTGGCAGCCATCCTGGAGGCCAGCAAGAGGCCAGCTTGCATAGGATGAGGACCACAGTCCAGACGAAGCCCTTGCCTTCTGGTGGCCTCTGGTGGCGAGACCGAGAGCCTGGACTGGGAGAGGAGGGCCACACCCAGGCCTCTGGAGagaggccctggggctgggagctTGGGCCCAGTGCTACTGGACTGGGCGGAGATGCTGGGAGGCCAGTGCCACCCTCACACAGCTCTTCCTACAG GATCAGTTTGGCAGGCTCAGAGCTGGCCCTGGTGCAGGCGGCCCTGGGACACTTGGTGCGGCTCTTCTGCCAAGATGACACCTCCCTGCAGCCCCATGCCAGGTGGCAGAAGGACGGGCAGCCCATCTCCTCTGACAG GCACAAGCTGCAGCCTGATGGCTCCCTGGTCATCAGTCCCCTGCGGGCGGAGGATGCTGGCACCTACAGCTGTGGCAGCAGCAGGGCAGGCCATGACTCTCAGAAGATCCAGCTTCGTGTCACAG ACCAGGGACCCAGCCCAGGGCCACAGTCCTCGGGACTCCAGCCTAGTGGGGAATGCAGGGGACCTGGGGGCTGCCTCCTCCTTGCAGATTCGGCCCATGACCAG GCTGCTTCTGGACAGGAACCAGCCTAG